In the genome of Syntrophorhabdus sp., one region contains:
- the htpX gene encoding zinc metalloprotease HtpX — protein MNRFKTFFLMTVLTVILVGLGSIIGGRSGGMIAFAIALVMNFVSYWFSDKIVLRMYGAREVSPSELPQLHGTVASLAQRAGIPMPRVFIIEDDSPNAFATGRNPEHGVVAVTTGIMRILSRDELEGVLAHELSHIKHRDILIQSVAATLAGAITMIANWARFAAFFGGSSDDDDGGGNIFTVIIFSVIAAFAAMLIQLAISRSREYLADDGGANLSGNPLFLAGALRKLNAGVARHPMNDANPSTAPLFIVNPFSAGGIRSLFSTHPPIEERIRRLEDMAYRR, from the coding sequence ATGAACAGATTCAAGACATTCTTCCTCATGACCGTCCTTACCGTTATCCTGGTCGGTCTTGGCAGCATCATAGGGGGCCGGTCCGGGGGCATGATCGCCTTCGCCATCGCCCTCGTCATGAATTTCGTCAGTTACTGGTTCTCCGATAAGATCGTCCTCAGAATGTACGGCGCGAGAGAGGTCTCTCCCTCAGAGTTGCCGCAGCTCCACGGTACGGTCGCATCCCTGGCGCAGCGCGCCGGCATCCCCATGCCGAGGGTCTTCATCATCGAGGATGACAGTCCTAACGCCTTCGCAACCGGCCGCAATCCCGAGCACGGGGTGGTGGCGGTAACGACGGGTATCATGCGTATACTCTCGCGGGATGAACTCGAGGGTGTTCTCGCCCATGAGCTCTCCCACATCAAGCACCGCGACATCCTCATTCAAAGCGTTGCCGCAACGCTGGCGGGCGCCATAACGATGATCGCCAACTGGGCCCGTTTCGCGGCCTTTTTCGGAGGTTCCTCCGACGACGATGACGGAGGCGGCAACATCTTCACCGTTATCATCTTTTCCGTCATTGCCGCCTTCGCCGCGATGCTCATCCAACTCGCCATTTCCCGCTCCCGGGAATACCTGGCCGATGACGGCGGGGCGAACCTGTCGGGAAACCCTCTCTTTCTCGCGGGGGCGCTGCGCAAGCTCAATGCGGGCGTGGCGCGCCATCCCATGAACGATGCGAACCCTTCCACTGCCCCGCTCTTCATAGTGAACCCCTTCAGCGCCGGCGGCATTCGTTCGCTCTTCAGCACCCACCCTCCTATCGAAGAGAGGATCAGGAGACTGGAGGACATGGCCTATCGGCGATAA
- a CDS encoding PAS domain S-box protein, which produces MNNCDPEKEQVASSVGQDGVRVFFDTPPDAAFMMDSDGTIITLNENLARRFNQDVEKMVGSNIFDYFSPEVARSRKALMERIITARKPLSCTDFRDGVWLENCYYPVLDRQGSVARIAVFSRDVTAVRRAEEALRESEERYRTAIENSNDGVAILKGNIHLYVNGKFVKIFGYESPADIVGKPQSLTVHRDDHERVADFTQRRQRGEAMPERYEFKGVKRNGDIVYIEVSATGTTYRGEAVALVYMRDVTVRRLREEALWLTRFSIEHASESIFWIRPDGRFVYVNDAACGKLGYTKEELLSLRVVDVDPDHTKRELSAIGRCMAEEGSITFRSHHQARNGRVFPVEVIANRVTYNGEDFIFCFARDVSDGEIAEERLSAERQKFQILIEHAPFGMAMFDREDRYLYVNPKFTEIFGFTLAEIPDRAAWFERAYPDEAVRKTVTDAWHHDTSTTDAGEKMPRTFPVVCKDGATKLINFITVRLENDDYIVSFEDITERRLAEEALANEKERLAVTLRSIGDGVIATDADGRIVLMNAVAEELTGWRQEEAAGRELTDVFHIINERTRARCESPVDKVLRMGAVVGLANHTALISKNGGELAIADSGAPIRDRDGSIAGVVLVFRDVTERKRMDEELQKMSKLESVGILAGGIAHDFNNILAAVLGNVSLAKMYTKPSDEKVLRRLDDAEQAVLRARDLTLQLLTFSKGGSPILKTTSIENVVRETASFALTGSGVRCDFTFAEDLFPVDIDEGQMSQVINNLIINSQQAMPDGGVITIEAANLVATQEMMEHGTFLKPGSYVRISVRDHGIGIAPEQVHKVFDPYFTTKDKGSGLGLATSYSIIKNHDGHITLESEQGSGTTFFIYLKASRWPAASITRDVRDMRSSVLRARVLHMDDEAMIRKTTKEMLEGLGYDVTSAADGREAIARYREASAQGTPFDVVLLDITVPGGLGGKDTVKELLAIDPGVRAIVSSGYSNDPVMASHRKYGFKGVLAKPCLMEELDEIIRSVLGER; this is translated from the coding sequence ATGAACAACTGTGATCCGGAGAAGGAACAGGTTGCATCCTCCGTGGGACAGGACGGTGTCCGTGTCTTTTTCGACACCCCGCCCGATGCAGCCTTCATGATGGACAGCGACGGAACGATCATTACGCTCAATGAGAATCTGGCACGCCGTTTCAACCAGGATGTGGAGAAGATGGTGGGCAGCAACATATTCGATTATTTCTCGCCCGAGGTGGCCCGCAGCAGGAAGGCCCTGATGGAAAGGATAATCACGGCACGAAAGCCCCTTTCCTGCACCGATTTCCGGGACGGCGTCTGGCTTGAGAACTGCTACTATCCCGTTCTCGACCGGCAAGGGTCGGTGGCAAGGATCGCTGTCTTCAGCCGCGATGTGACGGCGGTCCGCCGCGCCGAGGAGGCCCTCAGGGAGTCAGAGGAGCGGTACCGGACGGCCATCGAGAATTCGAACGACGGCGTGGCCATACTGAAAGGCAACATCCATCTTTACGTGAACGGCAAGTTCGTCAAGATCTTCGGCTATGAAAGCCCCGCCGACATTGTAGGGAAACCGCAATCCCTCACTGTCCATCGCGATGACCATGAGAGGGTAGCCGATTTCACGCAGCGCAGGCAGCGCGGCGAGGCAATGCCGGAGCGGTATGAGTTCAAAGGGGTCAAGCGCAACGGTGACATCGTTTACATCGAGGTTTCCGCAACGGGGACTACCTACAGGGGGGAGGCGGTCGCGCTCGTGTACATGAGGGACGTGACGGTGAGGCGACTGCGTGAGGAAGCGCTCTGGCTCACGCGGTTTTCCATCGAACATGCATCGGAATCGATCTTCTGGATCAGGCCAGATGGGCGTTTCGTGTACGTGAACGATGCTGCCTGCGGCAAGCTTGGGTACACGAAAGAGGAGCTTCTCTCCCTCAGGGTCGTGGATGTCGATCCCGACCACACGAAGAGGGAACTCTCCGCCATAGGCAGGTGCATGGCGGAAGAGGGCTCCATCACTTTCAGGTCCCATCACCAGGCCAGGAACGGCCGCGTCTTCCCCGTCGAGGTGATCGCGAACCGCGTCACCTACAATGGAGAGGACTTCATCTTCTGCTTCGCCCGGGATGTTTCCGACGGGGAGATCGCCGAGGAGAGACTCAGCGCGGAGCGGCAAAAGTTCCAGATCCTCATAGAGCACGCTCCCTTCGGTATGGCCATGTTCGACAGGGAAGACAGGTATCTCTATGTGAACCCGAAGTTCACGGAGATCTTCGGATTCACCCTTGCCGAGATACCCGACCGCGCGGCGTGGTTCGAGCGTGCCTATCCCGACGAGGCCGTGAGGAAGACCGTAACCGACGCCTGGCATCACGACACCAGCACCACGGATGCCGGAGAGAAGATGCCACGGACCTTCCCCGTGGTGTGCAAGGACGGGGCGACAAAGCTGATCAATTTCATCACCGTCCGTCTGGAGAACGACGACTACATCGTTTCCTTCGAGGATATAACGGAGCGCCGTCTCGCCGAGGAGGCCCTGGCAAATGAAAAGGAGCGCCTCGCGGTCACGCTGCGTTCCATCGGTGACGGCGTGATCGCCACCGACGCCGATGGGAGGATCGTTCTGATGAACGCCGTCGCCGAGGAACTGACCGGTTGGAGACAGGAGGAGGCGGCAGGAAGGGAACTTACCGATGTTTTCCACATCATCAACGAGAGGACCCGCGCAAGATGCGAAAGCCCCGTCGACAAAGTGCTGCGAATGGGGGCCGTCGTCGGCCTCGCGAACCATACGGCGCTCATCTCGAAGAACGGCGGTGAGCTTGCCATAGCTGACAGCGGCGCCCCCATACGGGACAGGGACGGGAGTATTGCCGGTGTGGTGCTGGTCTTTCGCGACGTGACGGAAAGGAAGAGAATGGACGAGGAACTGCAAAAGATGAGCAAGCTTGAATCGGTGGGCATTCTGGCAGGAGGAATAGCCCACGATTTCAACAATATCCTCGCCGCCGTGCTGGGCAATGTGTCTCTGGCGAAGATGTACACGAAGCCTTCAGACGAGAAGGTGCTGAGACGTCTCGACGACGCGGAACAAGCGGTATTGAGGGCCAGGGACCTGACCCTCCAGCTTCTCACCTTTTCAAAGGGAGGTTCTCCTATCCTGAAGACGACCTCCATCGAAAACGTGGTCAGGGAAACGGCCAGTTTCGCCCTCACGGGTTCCGGGGTCAGGTGCGACTTCACATTTGCCGAAGACCTTTTCCCCGTTGATATCGACGAGGGCCAGATGAGTCAGGTCATAAACAATCTCATCATCAATTCCCAGCAGGCCATGCCCGATGGCGGGGTGATCACGATCGAGGCCGCGAACCTCGTCGCCACCCAGGAGATGATGGAGCACGGTACTTTCCTCAAGCCCGGCAGCTATGTCCGGATATCGGTGAGAGACCACGGCATCGGGATCGCGCCGGAACAGGTGCACAAGGTATTCGATCCCTACTTCACGACCAAGGATAAGGGCAGCGGTCTCGGACTCGCCACATCTTATTCGATCATCAAGAATCATGACGGCCATATCACGCTCGAGTCCGAACAAGGTTCGGGAACCACCTTCTTCATTTACCTGAAGGCGTCGCGGTGGCCCGCCGCCTCCATCACGAGGGACGTCCGGGACATGAGGAGCAGCGTGCTCAGGGCCAGGGTTCTTCACATGGACGACGAGGCGATGATACGTAAGACGACGAAGGAGATGCTAGAGGGCCTCGGTTACGATGTGACCTCCGCGGCGGATGGCCGGGAGGCGATCGCCAGGTATCGTGAAGCGAGCGCTCAGGGCACTCCTTTTGACGTCGTCCTTCTCGATATAACCGTTCCTGGTGGATTGGGAGGGAAGGACACGGTGAAAGAACTCCTTGCCATCGACCCCGGCGTCAGGGCCATAGTCTCCAGCGGTTACTCCAACGACCCCGTCATGGCAAGCCACCGAAAGTACGGCTTCAAGGGAGTCCTGGCCAAGCCCTGCCTCATGGAGGAACTGGACGAGATCATAAGAAGCGTACTGGGAGAAAGATGA
- a CDS encoding 4Fe-4S binding protein has product MKLPASRVSQLLFLGLFLFLFIITDYRGKDEITVAVNSFFRANPLVLASYVLAVKGFTFLLLPALIMAVCTLLLGRFFCGWICPLGTVIDLVTHRIPKSSPIRFLKSSFKYYLLFTLLATALFSVNLSGVLDPIAILIRALTLFFYPLVGYVARAGWSGLYQVAGEERDTVAFLYDFLRDYVLPFRETFYPLAFLSLAVFLFILALERFERRNWCRNICPLGTLLGLLGRFSLFRRLPGRICKDCGDCRSHCPSAFDEEMLQTDNCIRCMQCRVQCRFGRVEFPLRWKTLFRPVKEGQGQPVMSKRVFLVSLVSGFFLSRLFSFRHPEKDHRLLRPPGVKDEDDFLKKCVRCGECMKVCLRSALYPDFTRAGVTGLFMPVIIPRLGYCEYNCTLCGQVCPTGAIPRLPLGQKQKSIIGTAVIDKNICLPYAKKLNCIVCEEHCPIPEKAIRFETVEDIDHKGKKVTLKRPYIVDELCNGCGICENKCPLEGRSAVEVFAGKKG; this is encoded by the coding sequence ATGAAACTTCCCGCCTCCCGCGTCTCCCAACTCCTCTTCCTCGGCCTCTTCCTGTTCCTTTTCATCATCACCGACTATCGGGGAAAGGATGAGATAACTGTCGCCGTCAACAGCTTCTTCAGGGCCAACCCCCTCGTGCTCGCAAGCTATGTCCTGGCCGTCAAGGGCTTTACGTTCCTTCTTCTGCCGGCGCTCATCATGGCGGTCTGCACACTCCTTCTGGGTAGGTTCTTCTGCGGTTGGATATGCCCCCTCGGGACCGTGATCGATCTCGTCACGCACAGGATACCGAAAAGCTCCCCCATCCGTTTTCTGAAGAGCTCATTCAAATACTACCTTCTCTTCACGCTTCTGGCGACGGCCCTCTTTTCCGTGAACCTGTCCGGCGTCCTCGACCCCATCGCGATCCTCATCAGGGCACTCACTCTCTTCTTCTATCCCCTCGTCGGTTATGTAGCCAGGGCAGGCTGGTCGGGCCTCTATCAGGTTGCCGGGGAAGAACGGGATACTGTCGCTTTTCTCTATGATTTCCTCAGGGACTATGTCCTGCCTTTTCGCGAAACCTTCTATCCCCTCGCCTTCCTCTCCCTCGCCGTCTTTCTTTTCATCCTCGCCCTTGAAAGGTTTGAAAGGAGGAACTGGTGCAGGAACATCTGCCCTCTGGGCACACTCCTCGGGCTTCTCGGCCGCTTCTCTCTCTTCCGCAGGCTTCCCGGAAGGATCTGCAAGGACTGCGGCGACTGCCGCTCTCACTGCCCGTCCGCCTTCGACGAGGAGATGCTGCAAACCGACAACTGTATCCGCTGCATGCAGTGTCGTGTCCAATGCCGTTTCGGCCGCGTCGAATTCCCGCTGCGGTGGAAAACACTTTTTCGCCCGGTAAAGGAAGGACAGGGACAACCTGTCATGTCCAAGAGGGTATTCCTCGTCAGCCTCGTATCCGGTTTCTTTCTCTCAAGGCTGTTCTCCTTCCGTCACCCTGAAAAAGACCACCGCCTCCTCCGTCCTCCAGGCGTTAAAGACGAAGACGATTTTCTCAAGAAATGTGTCCGCTGCGGAGAATGCATGAAGGTCTGCCTGCGCAGCGCCCTCTACCCCGATTTCACGCGGGCCGGCGTCACGGGCCTCTTCATGCCCGTCATCATTCCCCGGCTGGGCTATTGCGAATACAATTGCACGCTCTGCGGACAGGTCTGCCCCACCGGCGCCATACCCCGTCTCCCTCTTGGCCAGAAGCAAAAAAGCATCATCGGCACCGCCGTCATAGACAAGAACATCTGCCTTCCCTACGCGAAAAAGCTCAACTGCATCGTCTGTGAAGAACACTGCCCCATCCCGGAAAAGGCGATCCGCTTCGAAACGGTGGAGGACATCGATCATAAGGGCAAAAAGGTCACCCTCAAGCGGCCCTACATCGTCGACGAGCTCTGCAACGGCTGCGGCATATGCGAGAACAAGTGCCCGCTTGAAGGCCGCTCCGCCGTGGAGGTCTTCGCGGGAAAGAAAGGCTGA